In the Streptomyces sp. f51 genome, one interval contains:
- a CDS encoding PP2C family protein-serine/threonine phosphatase: protein MGTRATPGQRDDRRGWLRGSPPPRWVRLLPPLLLVGVCVGEIASSEPLDIGFLLGAIPSLAVLSYGPLATAFFGVIVVVLLNIPALQLNHPGNADLLTISFIAVLSVFVALVRSRRDAHLVTVRSVAEAAQLAVLPPLPDRVGRVRCTGLYRPAQQETLVGGDFFDVRDGPFGVRALMGDVQGHGLSAVGTVASLLGAFRETVLDQRDLEAAAARLDRRLVVDSSSVDHAELFATALLLEFPPGAATVRMVSCGAPAPLLLRGTKVLELDTEPGSPVGLGFFELSPPKVRTVELEPGDRLFMASDGVSESRDTGGAFYPLPDRLAAFAEEPSDALIDRVWEDLVRFCPSIRDDVSILVLSPRLGTGEEDRGDRGGGADG from the coding sequence ATGGGCACGAGGGCCACGCCCGGTCAGCGGGACGACCGCCGGGGATGGCTGCGCGGCTCGCCCCCTCCGCGCTGGGTACGGCTGCTCCCTCCCCTCCTGCTGGTCGGCGTCTGCGTGGGCGAGATCGCGAGCAGCGAGCCACTGGACATCGGCTTCCTGCTGGGCGCCATCCCGTCGCTGGCCGTCCTCTCCTACGGCCCCCTGGCCACGGCGTTCTTCGGCGTGATCGTCGTGGTCCTGCTCAACATCCCCGCACTCCAGCTCAACCATCCGGGCAACGCGGATCTGCTCACCATCAGCTTCATCGCCGTGCTGAGCGTGTTCGTGGCCCTGGTCCGCAGCCGCAGGGACGCACATCTGGTCACCGTGCGCTCGGTGGCGGAGGCCGCCCAGCTCGCCGTGCTCCCACCGCTGCCCGACCGCGTCGGCAGGGTCCGCTGCACCGGCCTGTACCGGCCCGCGCAGCAGGAGACCCTGGTCGGCGGCGACTTCTTCGACGTCCGTGACGGGCCGTTCGGAGTCCGGGCCCTGATGGGCGACGTACAGGGACACGGGCTGTCCGCCGTGGGGACGGTCGCCTCACTGCTCGGGGCGTTCCGGGAGACGGTGCTCGACCAGCGTGATCTGGAGGCCGCGGCGGCACGGCTCGACCGCAGGCTGGTGGTGGACTCCTCCTCGGTGGATCACGCCGAACTGTTCGCCACCGCGCTGCTCCTGGAGTTCCCGCCCGGGGCCGCCACGGTGCGGATGGTGTCCTGCGGGGCCCCCGCGCCGCTGCTCCTGCGCGGGACGAAGGTCCTCGAACTCGACACCGAGCCGGGGTCGCCGGTGGGTCTCGGGTTCTTCGAGCTGTCCCCGCCGAAGGTGCGGACCGTCGAGCTGGAGCCGGGCGACCGGCTGTTCATGGCGTCGGACGGTGTGAGCGAGAGCCGGGACACCGGCGGTGCCTTCTACCCGCTGCCGGACCGGCTGGCCGCGTTCGCCGAGGAGCCCTCGGACGCGCTGATCGACCGTGTCTGGGAGGACCTCGTCCGGTTCTGCCCCTCGATCCGCGACGACGTCTCCATCCTGGTCCTGTCGCCGCGGCTCGGGACCGGTGAGGAGGACCGGGGCGACCGGGGCGGGGGCGCCGACGGCTGA
- a CDS encoding DMT family transporter translates to MTGLAVLFALLGAASNAAGTAFQRKAARRLTEGGGLRLIVRLARQPAWLIGIGGVIGAALFQALALANGPLSLVQPLFILELPFALMLAVPLLHRRLSRAAWQAVAGVVAGLGLVLLSAAPSGARSEAPMERWIPAVVVCLGAVAVAVAVARPGRPPLFRAAVLGAASAISNALTAALLKSAVGTLKSEGFAAFLGVWQTYGFALTGIAAVLLLENALQAGPLAASQPALTIGDATLSLVLGVTLFGETVRTGWWLLPELIGAALVLWGVLRLTRVVPHLADMAH, encoded by the coding sequence GTGACAGGACTGGCCGTGCTGTTCGCCCTCCTCGGGGCCGCCAGCAACGCGGCGGGCACGGCGTTCCAGCGCAAGGCGGCCCGCCGCCTCACCGAAGGCGGCGGACTGCGGCTCATCGTCCGGCTGGCCCGCCAGCCGGCCTGGCTCATCGGGATCGGCGGAGTGATCGGCGCGGCGCTCTTCCAGGCCCTGGCGCTGGCGAACGGGCCGCTGTCGCTGGTCCAGCCCCTGTTCATCCTGGAGCTGCCCTTCGCCCTGATGCTCGCCGTCCCGCTGCTGCACCGCCGTCTGTCGCGCGCGGCATGGCAGGCCGTAGCCGGAGTCGTGGCCGGCCTCGGTCTCGTCCTGCTGTCGGCCGCTCCCTCGGGAGCACGGTCCGAGGCCCCCATGGAGCGCTGGATCCCGGCAGTGGTCGTGTGCCTGGGGGCCGTGGCCGTCGCGGTCGCCGTGGCCCGCCCCGGCCGCCCACCGCTCTTTCGCGCCGCGGTGCTGGGAGCGGCCTCGGCGATCAGCAACGCGCTGACCGCCGCCCTGCTCAAATCGGCCGTGGGCACGCTCAAGAGCGAAGGGTTCGCCGCCTTCCTGGGCGTGTGGCAGACGTACGGGTTCGCCCTGACCGGGATCGCCGCGGTCCTGCTGCTCGAGAACGCCCTTCAGGCCGGTCCGCTGGCCGCCTCGCAGCCCGCCCTGACCATCGGCGACGCGACACTCAGCCTGGTGCTCGGCGTCACGCTGTTCGGCGAGACGGTCCGTACCGGCTGGTGGCTGCTTCCCGAGCTGATCGGCGCCGCGCTGGTCCTGTGGGGAGTCCTGAGGCTGACCCGCGTGGTGCCGCACCTCGCCGACATGGCCCACTGA
- a CDS encoding L-threonylcarbamoyladenylate synthase encodes MAKYFDVHPENPQRRVISQVVEIVRDGGLIVYPTDSCFALGCALGNREGIDRIRSIRRLDERHHFTLMCEDFAQLGHFVRIDNAVFRTVKAATPGSYTFVLPATKEAPRRLLHPKKKTVGVRIPDHVVAQAILSELGEPMLSSTLLLPDEDKPLTQGWEIKDLLDHVVDAVIDSGDCGTEPTTVIDFSGGEAEIVRHGAGDVTRFE; translated from the coding sequence ATGGCCAAGTACTTCGACGTTCACCCGGAGAACCCGCAGCGGCGCGTCATCAGCCAGGTGGTGGAGATCGTCCGCGACGGCGGGCTGATCGTCTACCCGACGGACTCCTGCTTCGCGCTCGGCTGCGCGCTCGGCAACCGGGAGGGCATCGACCGCATCCGCTCGATCCGCCGGCTCGACGAGCGCCACCACTTCACGCTGATGTGCGAGGACTTCGCCCAGCTGGGGCACTTCGTACGGATCGACAACGCGGTCTTCCGCACGGTCAAGGCGGCGACGCCGGGCAGCTACACCTTCGTCCTCCCGGCGACGAAGGAGGCTCCGCGCAGGCTGCTCCACCCGAAGAAGAAGACCGTCGGGGTACGGATTCCCGACCACGTCGTCGCGCAGGCGATCCTCTCCGAGCTGGGCGAGCCGATGCTGTCGAGCACCCTGCTCCTGCCCGACGAGGACAAACCGCTCACCCAGGGCTGGGAGATCAAGGACCTCCTCGACCACGTGGTGGACGCCGTCATCGACTCCGGCGACTGCGGCACCGAGCCGACGACCGTCATCGACTTCTCCGGCGGCGAGGCCGAGATCGTCCGGCACGGGGCGGGTGACGTCACTCGGTTCGAGTGA
- the kstD gene encoding 3-oxosteroid 1-dehydrogenase: MSLSADALRPHAPTSAPGPSRRGVLGTATGAAIALAAGVTGPAGSAAAADLPALGTYDVVVVGSGAAGMTAALTAAKQGLSCVVLEKAPTFGGSAARSGAGIWIPNNPVILAAGVPDTPAKAAAYLAAVVGPDVSADRQQAFLGHGPAMISFVMANSPLRFRWMEGYSDYYPELPGGLPGGRSMEPDQLDGTVLGAELDRLNPPYMAVPAGMVVFSADYKWLTLAAVSAKGAAVATACLARGTRAALLGQKPLTMGQSLAAGLRAGLLAAQVPVWLNTPLTDLYTESGAVTGAVVTRNGAAGLVRARRGVIVGSGGFEHNAAMRAEFQRQPIGTAWTVGAKENTGDGIQAGRRAGAALDLMDDAWWGPAVPLPDEPYFCLAERTLPGGLLVNAAGARFVNEAGPYSDVVHTMYDRDPGAPDIPAWLVVDQNYRNRYLFKDVAPTLPFPDSWYTSGAAYKEWTLDALAGRIGVPAAALRTTVSRFNGLALSGRDTDFHRGDSAYDHYYTDPAVLPNSCLAPLWLPPFHAFRIVPGDLGTKGGLRTDARARVLRPDGTVIPGLYAAGNASAAVMGHSYAGAGSTIGPAMTFGYIAALDIAAG; encoded by the coding sequence ATGTCCCTGAGCGCGGACGCCCTCAGACCTCACGCCCCCACCTCGGCCCCGGGCCCTTCGCGGCGCGGGGTGCTGGGCACGGCCACGGGCGCCGCGATCGCGCTCGCCGCGGGCGTCACCGGCCCCGCGGGCTCCGCCGCCGCGGCCGACCTGCCCGCCCTGGGCACGTACGACGTCGTGGTGGTCGGCTCGGGAGCCGCGGGCATGACCGCGGCGCTGACCGCGGCGAAGCAGGGACTGAGCTGCGTGGTCCTGGAGAAGGCGCCCACCTTCGGAGGCTCCGCGGCCCGCTCCGGCGCGGGCATCTGGATCCCCAACAATCCGGTGATCCTCGCCGCGGGCGTCCCCGACACCCCGGCCAAGGCCGCCGCCTACCTCGCCGCCGTGGTCGGACCGGACGTCTCCGCCGACCGGCAGCAGGCCTTCCTCGGCCACGGACCGGCCATGATCTCCTTCGTGATGGCCAACAGCCCGCTGCGCTTCCGCTGGATGGAGGGCTACAGCGACTACTACCCGGAACTCCCCGGCGGCCTTCCCGGCGGACGCTCCATGGAGCCCGACCAGCTCGACGGCACCGTCCTCGGAGCCGAACTCGACCGTCTGAACCCGCCCTACATGGCCGTTCCGGCCGGCATGGTCGTCTTCAGCGCCGACTACAAATGGCTCACCCTCGCCGCCGTGAGCGCGAAGGGCGCGGCCGTCGCCACCGCGTGCCTGGCGCGCGGCACCAGGGCGGCGCTGCTCGGCCAGAAACCGCTGACGATGGGCCAGTCGCTCGCGGCCGGGCTGCGCGCGGGCCTGCTCGCCGCCCAGGTCCCGGTGTGGCTGAACACCCCGCTGACGGACCTGTACACGGAGAGCGGCGCGGTCACCGGCGCGGTGGTCACCCGGAACGGCGCCGCCGGCCTGGTCAGGGCCCGGCGCGGGGTGATCGTCGGCTCCGGCGGCTTCGAGCACAACGCGGCCATGCGCGCCGAGTTCCAGCGGCAGCCCATCGGGACCGCCTGGACCGTGGGCGCCAAGGAGAACACCGGCGACGGCATCCAGGCGGGCCGCCGCGCCGGTGCCGCGCTCGACCTGATGGACGACGCCTGGTGGGGCCCGGCCGTTCCGCTGCCCGACGAGCCCTACTTCTGCCTCGCCGAACGCACCCTGCCAGGCGGCCTGCTGGTCAACGCGGCCGGCGCCCGCTTCGTCAACGAGGCCGGGCCCTACAGCGACGTCGTGCACACCATGTACGACCGCGACCCGGGCGCTCCGGACATCCCGGCCTGGCTGGTCGTCGACCAGAACTACCGCAACCGCTATCTGTTCAAGGACGTCGCGCCGACCCTCCCGTTCCCCGACTCCTGGTACACGTCGGGTGCCGCGTACAAGGAGTGGACGCTGGACGCCCTCGCCGGGCGGATCGGAGTCCCCGCCGCCGCCCTGCGCACCACCGTCAGCCGCTTCAACGGCCTGGCCCTGAGCGGCAGGGACACCGACTTCCACCGGGGCGACAGCGCCTACGACCACTACTACACGGACCCGGCGGTCCTCCCGAACTCCTGCCTCGCCCCGCTGTGGCTGCCCCCGTTCCACGCCTTCAGGATCGTCCCGGGCGACCTCGGCACCAAGGGCGGCCTGCGCACCGACGCCCGCGCCCGTGTCCTGCGCCCGGACGGCACGGTGATCCCCGGCCTCTACGCGGCGGGCAACGCCAGCGCGGCCGTCATGGGGCACAGCTACGCGGGAGCGGGCTCGACCATCGGTCCCGCGATGACGTTCGGGTACATCGCGGCCCTCGACATCGCGGCGGGCTGA
- a CDS encoding dihydrodipicolinate reductase — translation MISTVVWGTGNVGRAAIRAVEAHPKLRLAAVLVHDPGKVGRDAGELAGLGQGLGVAASDDIDAVLASGPGAVVYAATGDIRPDEALDDIGRAIRAGAVVVTPALYPLYDQRNAPPEFRDPVLAAVAEGGGSLFVSGVDPGWGNDVLPLLVSGLGTTVDAIRCQEIFDYSTYEQEESVRYLVGMGQPMDYEPLMLAPSIPTMVWGGQIRLMARALDVELDDIRETLERRPLTDTVTTRTMGEFAAGTQGAVRFEVQGIVGGEPRIVIEHITRIHASCAPDWPSPPEGDGAHRVIIEGRPRIEVTVAATDEGENRSAGGNATAVGRLVGAIDWLVDAEPGLYDALDVPLRPAAGRLGRK, via the coding sequence ATGATTTCCACGGTGGTCTGGGGTACCGGCAACGTCGGCCGCGCGGCCATCCGCGCCGTCGAGGCCCACCCGAAACTGAGACTCGCGGCCGTCCTCGTCCACGACCCCGGCAAGGTGGGCCGCGACGCGGGCGAGCTCGCCGGACTGGGCCAGGGCCTCGGTGTCGCGGCGAGCGACGACATCGACGCGGTCCTGGCCTCGGGACCGGGTGCGGTGGTCTACGCGGCCACCGGCGACATCCGTCCCGACGAGGCCCTCGACGACATCGGCAGGGCGATCCGGGCCGGTGCGGTGGTCGTCACGCCCGCCCTCTATCCGCTCTACGACCAGCGCAACGCCCCGCCCGAGTTCCGGGACCCGGTGCTCGCAGCCGTCGCCGAGGGAGGTGGCTCCCTGTTCGTCTCGGGGGTCGATCCCGGCTGGGGGAACGACGTGCTGCCGCTGCTGGTCAGCGGTCTGGGCACCACCGTCGACGCCATCCGCTGCCAGGAGATCTTCGACTACTCGACGTACGAACAGGAGGAATCCGTACGGTACTTGGTCGGCATGGGGCAGCCGATGGACTACGAGCCGCTGATGCTCGCCCCGTCGATACCGACCATGGTCTGGGGCGGCCAGATCCGGCTCATGGCGAGGGCCCTCGACGTCGAACTCGACGACATCCGCGAGACGTTGGAGCGGCGCCCGCTCACGGACACGGTGACCACCCGGACCATGGGCGAGTTCGCGGCCGGCACCCAGGGCGCGGTCCGCTTCGAGGTGCAGGGGATCGTCGGGGGAGAGCCCCGCATCGTCATCGAGCACATCACCCGTATCCACGCCTCCTGCGCTCCGGACTGGCCCTCGCCGCCCGAAGGCGACGGAGCCCACCGCGTGATCATCGAGGGGCGCCCGCGCATCGAGGTCACCGTCGCGGCCACCGACGAGGGCGAGAACCGCTCCGCCGGGGGAAACGCCACCGCGGTCGGCCGACTGGTCGGCGCCATCGACTGGCTGGTGGACGCGGAACCCGGGCTCTACGACGCACTCGACGTCCCGCTGCGTCCCGCGGCCGGCCGACTCGGAAGGAAGTGA
- a CDS encoding carboxymuconolactone decarboxylase family protein produces the protein MRIDIPEGQEPIGYVWGELVPGIGMAAANFSLSVYEHTTLGLREFEAARLRIAQINGCLFCLDWRTERDGDKVEEEFPDAVTQWRTTDAFDDRTRLAAEYAERYALDHHGLDEEFWSRMTALYSQREIVELTMSIGSWLAFGRLNHVLGLDAVCVLPTH, from the coding sequence CTGCGCATCGACATCCCCGAGGGACAGGAACCGATCGGGTACGTCTGGGGCGAGCTGGTGCCCGGCATCGGCATGGCCGCAGCGAACTTCTCCCTGTCGGTGTACGAGCACACGACGCTCGGCCTGCGCGAGTTCGAGGCCGCCCGGCTGCGCATCGCGCAGATCAACGGGTGCCTGTTCTGTCTCGACTGGCGCACGGAGCGGGACGGCGACAAGGTCGAGGAGGAGTTCCCCGACGCGGTGACCCAGTGGCGTACCACCGATGCCTTCGACGACCGGACGCGGCTGGCCGCCGAGTACGCGGAGCGGTACGCCCTGGATCACCACGGTCTTGACGAGGAGTTCTGGTCCCGGATGACGGCGCTGTACAGCCAGCGGGAGATCGTGGAGCTGACCATGAGCATCGGCTCCTGGCTGGCGTTCGGCCGGCTCAACCACGTACTGGGCCTGGACGCCGTCTGCGTGCTGCCGACCCATTGA
- a CDS encoding HAD family hydrolase codes for MVVTSRIENVRELVARTRYVVFGFDGPICQLFSGPSATAVARARPDRLTEQGPRAVLTEVEHGLADPYRALTEAAGRHHGGEAAARLDEWLTRAELEAVRTAMPTPYADPLIHTWAAVGARLAVATGTSARAVTAYLDGRGLTARFAPHIFGRTPDPGTPAPRPAPLELALNALGAEPDTSLMIGGTPADHTAARHAGIRFLGYARRPTRAGALEEAGVPAQCVIDSLEPLLRTLRERS; via the coding sequence ATGGTGGTGACGAGTCGGATCGAGAACGTTCGGGAACTGGTCGCGCGGACGCGGTATGTCGTGTTCGGCTTCGACGGTCCGATCTGTCAGCTGTTCTCCGGCCCCTCGGCGACGGCCGTAGCGCGGGCCCGGCCGGACCGGCTGACGGAACAGGGCCCGCGCGCGGTGCTCACCGAGGTCGAGCACGGCCTCGCGGACCCCTACCGCGCCCTGACCGAGGCGGCCGGCCGGCATCACGGAGGCGAGGCCGCCGCCCGGCTCGACGAGTGGCTCACCCGGGCCGAGCTGGAGGCGGTGCGCACCGCGATGCCGACGCCGTACGCGGACCCGCTGATCCACACCTGGGCGGCGGTCGGGGCGAGGCTCGCCGTGGCGACGGGCACCTCGGCCCGGGCCGTCACCGCCTACCTGGACGGGCGAGGGCTCACGGCCCGGTTCGCCCCGCACATATTCGGCCGTACGCCGGACCCGGGGACGCCCGCCCCCCGCCCCGCGCCGCTGGAGCTGGCCCTGAACGCCCTGGGGGCCGAACCGGACACCTCCCTGATGATCGGCGGCACGCCCGCGGACCACACGGCCGCGCGCCACGCCGGCATCCGCTTCCTCGGCTACGCCCGGCGACCCACCCGGGCGGGAGCGCTGGAGGAGGCGGGCGTCCCCGCCCAGTGCGTCATCGACTCCCTGGAGCCGCTGCTGCGCACCCTGCGGGAACGTTCCTGA
- a CDS encoding GMC oxidoreductase yields the protein MGDINQQTQDSRGVSRRRFIAGTGSILGAVSLAGRAVAAPARIATAATSIPSGAHVPVLVIGTGYGGSVAALRLAQAGVDVQMVEMGMAWDTPGSDGKIFANTTSPDQRSYWLRTRTKQPLSNFLGFPIDKDIPRYTGILDAEEMGQIIVYQGRGVGGGSLVNGGMAVTPKRENFGAILPSVNADEMYATYYPRANATLGTGLIDPAWFDTTDAYQYARVGRKQAQRSGFPFVFVPDVYDWDYMKQEAAGTVPKSALAGEILYGNNYGKKSLQKTYLAQATATGRVTISPLHKVTSVAPAAGGGYTVVIDQINTNGDATATKTVTADRVFFAAGSVGTSKLLVKLKATGALPALNGEIGQGWGDNGNVMCGRANQIWDPTGSLQASIPCGGIDNWTAGGAFAEVAPLPTGIETWASFYLSITKNPNRARFTWNASTGAVDLNWQTAWKQPAITMAKSIFDKINAKEGTIYRTDLFGVYKIWGDHLTYHPLGGAVLNKATDNYGRLQGYAGLYVIDGALIPGNTSVNPFVTITALAERNIENIIALDL from the coding sequence GTGGGTGACATCAACCAGCAGACACAGGACTCCAGGGGAGTTTCGCGCCGACGATTCATAGCTGGAACAGGTTCTATTCTTGGAGCAGTCAGCCTGGCCGGCCGTGCCGTCGCGGCCCCCGCCCGGATCGCCACGGCGGCCACCTCGATCCCGTCCGGAGCACATGTCCCCGTCCTGGTGATCGGCACCGGGTACGGCGGCTCCGTCGCCGCCCTGCGCCTGGCGCAGGCGGGCGTCGACGTGCAGATGGTCGAGATGGGCATGGCCTGGGACACCCCGGGTTCGGACGGCAAGATCTTCGCCAACACGACCAGCCCGGACCAGCGTTCGTACTGGCTGCGAACCAGGACCAAGCAGCCCCTCAGCAACTTCCTCGGCTTCCCGATCGACAAGGACATCCCCCGCTACACGGGGATCCTGGACGCCGAGGAGATGGGCCAGATCATCGTGTACCAGGGGCGCGGCGTCGGCGGCGGCTCCCTGGTCAACGGAGGCATGGCGGTCACCCCGAAGCGGGAGAACTTCGGCGCCATCCTCCCGTCGGTGAACGCCGACGAGATGTACGCGACCTACTATCCGCGCGCCAACGCCACGCTCGGCACGGGCCTGATCGACCCGGCGTGGTTCGACACCACCGACGCCTACCAGTACGCACGGGTCGGCCGTAAGCAGGCCCAGCGGTCCGGCTTCCCCTTCGTCTTCGTGCCCGACGTGTACGACTGGGACTACATGAAGCAGGAGGCCGCGGGCACCGTCCCCAAGTCGGCCCTCGCCGGAGAGATCCTCTACGGCAACAACTACGGCAAGAAGTCGCTCCAGAAGACCTATCTCGCCCAGGCCACGGCCACCGGCCGGGTCACCATCTCACCGCTGCACAAGGTCACTTCGGTCGCGCCCGCGGCCGGGGGCGGCTACACGGTCGTGATCGACCAGATCAACACCAACGGCGACGCCACAGCCACCAAGACGGTGACCGCGGACCGGGTGTTCTTCGCGGCCGGAAGCGTCGGAACCAGCAAGCTCCTGGTCAAGCTGAAGGCCACCGGAGCCCTGCCCGCCCTGAACGGCGAGATCGGCCAGGGCTGGGGCGACAACGGCAACGTCATGTGCGGCCGGGCGAACCAGATCTGGGATCCGACCGGCTCGCTCCAGGCCAGCATCCCCTGCGGCGGCATCGACAACTGGACGGCGGGCGGCGCCTTCGCGGAGGTCGCACCGCTGCCCACCGGAATCGAGACGTGGGCCTCGTTCTATCTGTCCATCACCAAGAACCCGAACCGCGCCCGGTTCACCTGGAACGCCTCCACCGGAGCGGTCGACCTCAACTGGCAGACCGCCTGGAAGCAGCCCGCCATCACCATGGCGAAGAGCATCTTCGACAAGATCAACGCGAAGGAGGGGACGATCTACCGGACCGATCTGTTCGGCGTGTACAAGATCTGGGGCGACCATCTCACCTACCACCCGCTCGGCGGCGCCGTGCTCAACAAAGCGACCGACAACTACGGCCGCCTCCAGGGCTATGCGGGCCTGTACGTCATCGACGGCGCGCTGATTCCCGGCAACACCAGCGTCAACCCCTTCGTCACGATCACGGCGCTCGCCGAGCGCAACATCGAGAACATCATCGCCCTGGACCTCTAG
- a CDS encoding SpoIIE family protein phosphatase — MNSPETTGPGVPGSTDDVTETGQSGDRTGAALTSPVGRLAATVDRLRREVRAAQAEADGRALIELAKGILVERLGCGPTQAARQLGELAEQAKVPQLQLAVEIINQAAHDRLSEVTSTLLAATAEQPPKDDAPAVRLRAAESGALAAGDSQAVADSLLQHALTPLGAVAVAIWAADADGSLSLAGSAGFSAAEARRWRYVPPGVATMARRALSDRTAQWAGTLSGTGLPSIGHAEHPDGGRVAVPAGSGGRIHGVLEIAWPSPLVPQPPQVVRQVEALAELCSHTLETHALPGDCPDVRGTADVCELIDLVDGLHDPALVLVPQLDGQGRLADFRIRHANGRFLDPAGRPRGTVQGALLLEAYPLAAGESGLFQSVERVYATGEPFRARRMDLTALVDQVRLSAVADINVSRHGGSVLLIWRIEDETARLASLLQHAQRLGRIGGFEENLLTGETIWNETLFDLYGRSPSGAPVPLEELAAHAHADDAVTIGRFLRTVLHHRRPATAAFRLQRPDGVTRHIRVVAEPVLDADDRLFTVRGAYQDISAQHWTEVALAVTRDQLAHTEQQAHERNRLTLQLQHAIMPPAHAPLRVPGLDVAVRYRPAETEQLVGGDWYDAVVLSSGLVLLCVGDVAGHGIEAATSMVVLRNALRGLAVTGAGPGQLLSWLNIVAHHLTGGITATAVCGIYDPRRRVLRWARAGHLPPVLVRDADSDPLPLLKGILLGAVPEAVFEEDEVQLEVSDTLLMYTDGLIERRDRSLEVSLRQLLNAARSAPGTLDHQLDRLLTYSRSDTDDDTCIVGIRVE, encoded by the coding sequence ATGAACAGTCCCGAGACCACCGGCCCCGGCGTCCCCGGTTCCACGGACGACGTCACGGAGACCGGGCAGAGCGGCGACCGCACGGGCGCGGCCCTGACCTCTCCGGTGGGCCGGCTGGCGGCCACCGTCGACCGGCTGCGCCGCGAGGTGCGGGCCGCCCAGGCGGAGGCCGACGGCCGGGCCCTGATCGAGCTGGCCAAGGGCATCCTGGTCGAGCGGCTCGGCTGCGGCCCCACGCAGGCCGCCCGCCAGCTCGGCGAGTTGGCCGAGCAGGCCAAGGTGCCGCAGCTCCAGCTCGCGGTCGAGATCATCAACCAGGCGGCGCACGACCGGCTTTCGGAGGTGACCAGCACCCTCCTGGCCGCCACGGCGGAGCAACCGCCGAAGGACGACGCGCCCGCCGTTCGGCTGCGCGCGGCCGAGAGCGGCGCGCTGGCGGCCGGCGACAGCCAGGCGGTGGCCGACTCCCTGCTCCAGCACGCGCTGACCCCGCTCGGAGCGGTCGCGGTGGCCATCTGGGCCGCGGACGCGGACGGTTCGCTCTCCCTGGCGGGCAGCGCCGGATTCTCTGCTGCCGAGGCCCGGCGCTGGCGTTACGTCCCCCCGGGCGTGGCGACGATGGCACGCCGTGCGCTGTCCGACCGTACGGCGCAGTGGGCGGGCACGCTCTCGGGCACCGGACTGCCGTCCATCGGGCACGCGGAGCATCCGGACGGCGGGCGGGTCGCCGTACCGGCCGGGTCCGGGGGCCGGATCCACGGCGTCCTGGAGATCGCGTGGCCCTCCCCCCTCGTACCTCAGCCACCGCAGGTCGTCCGCCAGGTCGAGGCGCTGGCCGAACTGTGCTCGCACACGCTGGAGACCCACGCGCTGCCGGGCGACTGCCCGGACGTGCGGGGCACCGCCGACGTCTGCGAACTGATCGACCTGGTGGACGGGCTGCACGATCCGGCTCTGGTCCTGGTGCCCCAGCTCGACGGCCAGGGACGGCTCGCCGACTTCCGCATCCGCCACGCCAACGGGCGCTTCCTCGATCCGGCAGGCCGGCCGCGCGGGACCGTTCAGGGGGCGCTGCTCCTGGAGGCCTACCCGCTGGCAGCCGGGGAGAGCGGCCTGTTCCAGAGCGTCGAGCGGGTCTACGCCACCGGAGAGCCGTTCCGGGCGCGGCGCATGGATCTGACGGCGCTGGTCGACCAGGTGCGGCTGTCGGCCGTGGCCGACATCAACGTCAGCCGGCACGGCGGGTCGGTGCTGCTCATCTGGCGCATAGAGGACGAGACGGCACGGCTGGCGAGTCTGCTCCAGCACGCCCAGCGGCTCGGCAGGATCGGCGGTTTCGAGGAGAACCTGCTGACCGGCGAGACCATCTGGAACGAGACGCTCTTCGATCTGTACGGCCGCTCCCCCTCCGGCGCCCCGGTCCCGCTGGAGGAGCTGGCCGCGCACGCCCACGCCGACGACGCCGTCACCATCGGGCGCTTCCTGCGGACCGTCCTGCACCATCGCCGGCCGGCCACGGCGGCGTTCCGGCTCCAGCGTCCCGACGGCGTGACCCGGCACATCCGTGTGGTGGCCGAGCCGGTGCTGGACGCCGACGACCGGCTGTTCACCGTCCGCGGCGCCTACCAGGACATCTCGGCGCAGCACTGGACCGAGGTGGCGCTGGCCGTCACCCGCGACCAGCTGGCGCACACCGAACAGCAGGCGCACGAGCGGAACCGGCTGACCCTCCAGCTCCAGCACGCGATCATGCCGCCGGCCCACGCGCCGCTGCGGGTCCCGGGCCTCGATGTGGCGGTGCGCTACCGGCCGGCGGAGACGGAGCAGCTCGTCGGAGGCGACTGGTACGACGCCGTCGTGCTGTCCTCGGGACTGGTGCTGCTGTGCGTGGGTGACGTGGCGGGTCACGGGATCGAGGCGGCGACCAGCATGGTGGTGCTGCGCAACGCGCTGCGCGGACTGGCCGTGACGGGTGCGGGGCCCGGGCAGCTGCTGTCCTGGCTGAACATCGTGGCGCACCATCTGACGGGCGGGATCACCGCCACGGCGGTCTGCGGGATCTACGATCCGCGCCGCCGCGTCCTGCGCTGGGCGAGGGCCGGACATCTGCCGCCCGTCCTGGTCCGGGACGCGGACTCCGACCCACTGCCCCTCCTCAAGGGCATTCTGCTCGGCGCCGTCCCCGAGGCGGTGTTCGAGGAGGACGAGGTGCAGCTCGAGGTCTCCGACACGCTGCTGATGTACACCGACGGCCTGATCGAACGGCGTGACCGCTCGCTGGAGGTGTCGCTGCGCCAGCTGCTCAACGCGGCCCGCTCGGCGCCCGGGACGCTGGACCATCAGCTCGACCGGCTGCTGACCTACAGCAGGTCGGACACCGACGACGACACCTGCATCGTGGGCATCCGGGTGGAGTAG